The following are from one region of the Ptychodera flava strain L36383 chromosome 15, AS_Pfla_20210202, whole genome shotgun sequence genome:
- the LOC139151049 gene encoding LOW QUALITY PROTEIN: phosphomannomutase 2-like (The sequence of the model RefSeq protein was modified relative to this genomic sequence to represent the inferred CDS: inserted 2 bases in 1 codon; deleted 1 base in 1 codon; substituted 1 base at 1 genomic stop codon): MAERDSTTLCLFDVDGTLTPSRLLITPEMSDFMMELRKKVVVGLVGGSDFGKIAEQMGGADFILKNFDYVFSENGLVAYKSGELIGKQVXHPKYLGEETVQKFINFALRYMSEITLPVKRGTFVEFRSGLINLCPVGRSCSQEERIQFNELDKVEKIREKFVEALRKEFSDSGLVFSIGGQISIDXLPKGWDKTYCLNHLKNEGFKVIHFYGDKTMKGGNDHEIFEDPRTIGHTVTGPSDTRKQLEEEFFKK, from the exons ATGGCTGAGCGAGACTCCACAACTCTCTGCCTCTTCGACGTTGACGGCACATTAACGCCGTCAAGATTG CTTATCACTCCAGAAATGAGTGATTTTATGATGGAGCTGCGCAAGAAAGTTGTCGTTGGCTTGGTCGGTGGGTCAGACTTCGGCAAAATCGCTGAACAGATGGGAGGAGCAgacttcattttgaaaaactttgACTACGTCTTCTCAGAGAACGGTTTGGTTGCTTACAAAAGCGGAGAGCTGATTGGAAAACAGGTGT AGCATCCAAAATACCTTGGGGAAGAAACTGTTCAAAAGTTCATCAACTTTGCCCTCAGATACATGTCAGAGATCACACTGCCTGTGAAAAG AGGTACTTTTGTTGAATTTAGAAGTGGTCTCATTAACCTCTGTCCTGTCGGTCGAAGTTGCTCCCAG GAGGAAAGGATACAGTTCAATGAACTTGATAAG GTAGAAAAAATTCGGGAAAAGTTTGTTGAGGCTTTGAGAAAAGAATTCTCAGATTCTGGTCTCGTATTTTCTATTG GAGGACAAATCAGCATTGA CCTTCCCAAGGGCTGGGACAAGACATACTGTCTAAATCATCTAAAAAATGAAGGCTTCAAAGTGATCCACTTCTATGGTGACAAGACAATGAAG GGTGGTAATGACCATGAAATCTTTGAAGATCCAAGAACCATCGGCCACACAGTCACGGGACCCAGTGACACCAGGAAGCAGTTAGAAGAAGAgttcttcaaaaaataa